A genomic region of Papaver somniferum cultivar HN1 chromosome 7, ASM357369v1, whole genome shotgun sequence contains the following coding sequences:
- the LOC113300489 gene encoding photosynthetic NDH subunit of lumenal location 2, chloroplastic-like, which produces MASLAKSMVVCYTQKSHANQSTPIPRLITNKQSSNGRRKLISTILSTSLAIGVGGGLQVTPMALAEAWGTRSFIKERFFEPGLSPEDAVARIRQTAEGLHSIREMLDTMSWRYVIFYIRLKQAYLSQDLKNAMTTLPESSRKAYVNKANELVDNMAEFDTYVRTPKVYESYLYYEKTMRSLDDLVELLA; this is translated from the exons ATGGCTAGTTTGGCTAAATCCATGGTTGTTTGCTACACGCAGAAATCCCACGCAAATCAATCGACACCCATTCCCCGATTAATAACCAACAAACAAAGCTCGAATGGAAGACGGAAGCTAATCTCAACCATCTTATCAACTTCACTGGCAATTGGAGTTGGTGGAGGATTACAAGTGACGCCTATGGCCTTAGCTGAAGCTTGGGGTACGAGGTCATTTAtcaaggaaaggtttttcgaacCGGGACTTTCTCCGGAAGATGCAGTGGCAAGAATTAGACAAACTGCTGAGGGTTTACATAGTATAAGAGAAATGCTTGATACTATGTCATGGAGGTATGTTATCTTTTACATTAGACTCAAACAGGCTTATCTTTCTCAAGATCTTAAGAATGCTATGACGACTTTGCCGGAGAGTAGTCGAAAGGCATACGTGAACAAGGCAAATGAATTGGTGGATAACATGGCTGAG TTTGATACCTACGTTCGAACACCGAAAGTGTATGAATCCTACCTTTACTACGAGAAGACAATGAGATCACTAGATGATCTCGTAGAACTGCTAGCCTAG